From a single Lolium rigidum isolate FL_2022 chromosome 7, APGP_CSIRO_Lrig_0.1, whole genome shotgun sequence genomic region:
- the LOC124678420 gene encoding golgin candidate 2-like translates to MAGWISSKLKAAETLLHQIDQQAADTLGKSSSASDLTALHQPPSSSAAALLDSPAPRRPPPATPLPSLGLRLAARRHSQPPPPPPSAPRRSASAAADLSAQDRPAGEPAGSVKAEDDRGGRGEDGKGDPSESGSGSDEDSDGSGSDDSEEERRREEERTRRRAERLAAMAARAIAEREEAVARLEGEKTSLEKLLAMREKEQAQEASELQTSMIETMEATEIEKQRHHSTRMEALVRLAELEVTNAELAKSLAREQWNLEVQVDQVAHLREEVDLKTFAQDKYKRKIAKIQKTSAPLVDEIESLRRLKLEDEIIDAEYTQTCDRIVSLKDKARKIEENIDLTRRDMVQPTEVETELKKRLDQLTDRLIQKQMQVESLSSEKSTLVLRIEAVSRSLDSNATSSSSIDIETGTWQHSYSSPRLRDRIRTGQQHLGSAIRQLDSIFSAGHIFLRRNPRAQVGAAVYLVCLHIWVLYIMSSHPAVPDTHSGATFSLESINKTSI, encoded by the exons ATGGCGGGCTGGATCTCCTCGAAGCTCAAAGCGGCGGAAACCCTCCTCCACCAA ATCGACCAGCAGGCGGCGGACACGCTCGGcaagtcctcctccgcctccgaccTCACCGCCCTCCACcagcctccctcctcctccgccgccgcgctcctcgaCTCCCCCGCCCCGCGCAGGCCGCCGCCCGCGACCCCGCTTCCCTCCCTCGGCCTCCGCCTCGCCGCCAGGCGCCACTCCCAGCCTCCCCCTCCGCCCCCATCCGCgccccgccgctccgcctccgccgcggcgGATCTCTCCGCGCAGGATCGACCCGCTGGCGAGCCTGCGGGGTCGGTCAAGGCGGAGGATGATCGGGGGGGTCGAGGGGAGGACGGCAAGGGAGACCCGTCTGagagcgggagcgggagcgatGAGGATTCGGATGGGTCCGGCAGCGACGAttcggaggaggagaggcggagggaggaggagaggacccGGCGACGAGCTGAGCGGCTTGCGGCCATGGCCGCAAGAGCGATCGCGGAGAGGGAGGAGGCCGTCGCGAGGCTCGAGGGCGAGAAGACCAGCCTTGAGAAGCTGCTCGCCATGCGCGAGAAGGAGCAAGCTCAGGAG GCTTCAGAGTTGCAGACTAGTATGATTGAAACTATGGAAGCTACAGAGATAGAGAAACAGCGGCATCACAGCACTAGAATGGAAGCCCTTGTGCGATTGGCTGAGCTTGAG GTTACAAATGCAGAGCTTGCAAAATCACTTGCCAGGGAACAGTGGAATTTGGAAGTTCAG GTTGATCAAGTGGCTCATCTTCGAGAGGAAGTTGATTTGAAGACTTTCGCTCAAGATA AATACAAGAGAaagatagcaaagatacagaagaCAAGCGCCCCTTTGGTTGATGAA ATAGAATCCTTGAGAAGATTAAAGTTGGAAGACGAAATTATTGATGCAGAATACACTCAAACCTGTGATAGAATTGTCAGCTTGAAAGACAAG GCAAGGAAGATTGAGGAAAATATTGATCTGACAAGAAGGGACATGGTGCAACCTACAGAGGTGGAAACTGAACTCAAGAAGAGGCTTGATCAACTCACTGATCGGTTGATTCAGAAACAAATGCAG GTTGAGTCCCTATCTTCAGAGAAGTCAACTTTGGTACTGAGAATCGAG GCTGTTTCTAGATCGCTCGACAGTAATGCCACTTCAAGCTCCTCGATAGACATAGAAACCGGTACATGGCAACATTCATACTCTTCGCCAAGGCTGCGTGACCGGATACGGACAGGGCAGCAGCATCTGGGATCCGCGATACGACAGCTCGACTCCATCTTCTCGGCCGGCCACATCTTCTTGAGGCGGAACCCGAGGGCGCAGGTCGGGGCCGCGGTGTACCTGGTGTGCCTCCACATATGGGTCCTGTACATAATGTCTTCACATCCTGCAGTGCCGGACACCCACTCCGGTGCTACATTCTCTTTGgagtcgataaacaagaccagtaTTTAA
- the LOC124675116 gene encoding uncharacterized protein LOC124675116, with the protein MQAAASWSKSLRGHLCAAASFHSTPVSPAKWKSKWDCKHEHGERKLSKKYERYVVRQKRAEGKKALKDYLLYGKSTPHIQDDSVGSFANSHNLPRFKTFRKRPQDHSSTKSGQGVHHQRKNKKDKAKFYNFFYETRYVNPENIFETMFGEERGFTWSNMSWEGFHFKDSSSGFRRTGESRRQRVVASDSEDESDDDMGETTGIGSHAHRVTLGLPACGPLTLDDVKTAFRASALRWHPDKHPGSSQAVAEEKFKHCVNAYNSLCTVLKAA; encoded by the exons ATGCAGGCCGCCGCCTCGTGGAGCAAGAGCCTGCGAGGCCACCTCTGCGCCGCGGCTTCGTTCCACTCCACGCCCGTCTCGCCCGCCAAGTGGAAATCCAAGTGGGATTGCAAG CATGAGCATGGAGAACGGAAACTATCCAAG AAATATGAAAGATACGTTGTtcgccaaaaacgagcagaaggaAAGAAGGCCCTGAAAGATTACCTTCTCTATGGAAAGTCAACACCTCATATACAG GATGATAGTGTGGGCAGCTTTGCCAATTCACACAATCTTCCACGATTCAAAACCTTCAGAAAAAGACCTCAGGATCACAGTTCAACAAAGTCTGGACAAGGAGTACACCATCAAAGAAAGA ACAAAAAGGACAAGGCGAAATTCTACAATTTTTTCTACGAGACCCGTTACGTGAACCCTGAAAACATTTTTGAAACCATGTTTGGTGAGGAGCGTGGCTTTACTTGGTCCAATATGTCATGGGAGGGTTTTCACTTCAAAGACTCATCGTCTGGATTTAGACGGACCGGTGAATCACGAAGACAAAGAGTTGTAGCAAGCGATAGCGAAGACGAAAGCGACGATGACATGGGTGAAACAACCGGCATCGGCTCACATGCGCACAGGGTCACCCTTGGATTACCAGCGTGTGGTCCACTAACCCTAGATGATGTCAAAACAGC CTTCCGCGCATCTGCTCTGAGGTGGCACCCCGACAAACACCCGGGCTCTTCACAG gccgttgccgaggagaagtTTAAGCACTGTGTCAATGCATACAACTCTCTCTGCACAGTCCTCAAGGCCGCCTAA